The Nitrospira sp. genome contains a region encoding:
- a CDS encoding sodium:solute symporter family protein, translating to MVLWFVILYLLLSVGIGLFAATRVQNSRDFAVAGRSLPLAVVTATVFATWFGAEAVLGISATFVKEGLRGVVADPFGSSMCLMLAGLFFAPRLYRLNMLTVGDYYRYRYNRTVEVLCTLCIVASYLGWVAAQFKVLGLVLNVVTEGSVSQSVGIVIGAAIVLTYTTFGGMFSVAILDFVQISVIVGGLLYIASIVGNLAGGVQTVISHAAGTGKLDLFPPATITAWIPFIGAWMTMMLGSIPQQDVFQRITSAKNEQTAVRGALLGAALYFVFCFVPMFLAYAATLIDPVKFGMLLEQDSQLVLPTLILQYTPLPAQIIFFGAVLSAVMSCSSATLLAPSVALSENVVRPLLAHVNDSEFLRLMRVVLLGFASVVLAIALWSDATIYKLVVNTYKVTLVAAFIPLVAGLYWKRATTQGALYAIVAGLTTWVVLELLSQPTDVWPPQLVGFLAAGIGMFVGSVWPSQVLESRSANESAGRGESSVVPDSAGKPPMAP from the coding sequence GTGGTGCTCTGGTTCGTCATCCTCTACCTCCTCCTTTCGGTCGGTATCGGGCTTTTCGCCGCGACACGTGTGCAGAATTCCAGGGATTTTGCCGTAGCCGGAAGGAGCCTGCCACTCGCTGTTGTCACGGCGACTGTCTTTGCGACCTGGTTCGGTGCCGAAGCGGTATTAGGCATCTCGGCCACTTTCGTCAAGGAAGGGCTCCGTGGTGTCGTTGCCGACCCATTCGGGTCCAGCATGTGTTTGATGCTCGCCGGACTCTTTTTCGCCCCCCGGCTGTATCGACTCAATATGCTCACAGTGGGCGACTACTATCGGTACCGCTATAACCGGACCGTCGAAGTCCTCTGCACACTCTGCATCGTCGCCTCGTACTTGGGATGGGTTGCAGCCCAATTCAAAGTGCTCGGTTTAGTCCTCAATGTGGTCACAGAAGGAAGCGTCAGTCAGTCGGTCGGGATTGTGATCGGTGCAGCGATTGTTCTGACCTATACGACCTTCGGCGGTATGTTTTCCGTAGCGATTCTGGACTTCGTTCAGATTTCAGTCATTGTGGGGGGACTTTTGTATATTGCGTCGATCGTGGGGAATCTGGCTGGTGGGGTGCAAACGGTGATCTCTCATGCAGCCGGCACCGGCAAATTGGACTTGTTTCCACCGGCCACGATCACAGCCTGGATCCCCTTCATCGGAGCTTGGATGACCATGATGCTCGGATCTATCCCGCAGCAGGACGTGTTTCAACGCATCACGTCAGCCAAGAATGAACAGACGGCCGTGCGGGGGGCGTTGCTGGGTGCCGCGCTGTATTTTGTCTTCTGTTTCGTCCCCATGTTTCTCGCGTATGCGGCGACTCTGATCGATCCCGTCAAATTCGGGATGCTGTTGGAGCAGGATTCGCAGCTGGTGTTGCCCACATTGATTCTCCAATACACGCCACTTCCGGCGCAGATCATTTTCTTCGGAGCCGTTCTATCTGCCGTCATGAGTTGTTCGAGCGCAACATTGCTGGCACCGTCGGTGGCGCTGAGCGAGAACGTCGTTCGACCGTTGCTCGCGCATGTGAATGACTCGGAGTTTCTCCGCTTGATGCGTGTTGTGTTGCTCGGCTTCGCCTCGGTGGTTCTGGCCATTGCACTCTGGTCAGATGCGACGATCTACAAGCTGGTGGTGAATACCTACAAGGTTACTCTGGTGGCGGCGTTCATTCCATTGGTTGCGGGGCTCTATTGGAAGCGAGCGACGACACAGGGCGCTCTTTACGCCATTGTCGCCGGGCTTACAACTTGGGTGGTGCTGGAATTGTTGAGCCAGCCGACGGATGTCTGGCCTCCGCAACTCGTTGGATTTCTAGCGGCGGGAATCGGCATGTTTGTGGGATCGGTGTGGCCTTCGCAAGTGCTCGAATCCCGGAGTGCCAACGAAAGTGCCGGGAGAGGTGAGAGCAGCGTTGTGCCTGATTCTGCAGGCAAGCCTCCGATGGCTCCTTAA
- the dinB gene encoding DNA polymerase IV, which translates to MLRIIAHLDMDAFYAAIEERDTPAFRGIPLVVGADPLGGRGRGVASTSNYLARAYGIHSATPISTAWRLSEEARRAGKPPVTFVSVDMPKYTRVSEEVLQIVRRFIPQVEQASIDEVYGDLSWTESYEEAERLSYRLKETIRLEQQLTASVGIGPNKLIAKIASGWQKPNGLTIVNEEGAEAFLAPLSIRVIPGIGPKTEAMFRGKGITVVKELRALTLRQLDELLGKRGRILYDKARGRDDSPVEEYSEPKSIGEQETFESDTLDSQILLNQLDSLVRGVTDRLHHDAFQCFRTVVLTVRFADFVTKSRTQTLAMPTGDRAVLGREAMKLLLPFLDRRENPHRKRIRLLGLRVERLS; encoded by the coding sequence ATGCTGAGGATTATCGCCCATTTGGACATGGATGCGTTCTATGCTGCGATTGAGGAGCGGGATACCCCGGCCTTTCGCGGTATTCCGCTTGTGGTTGGGGCCGATCCGCTTGGCGGAAGAGGGCGTGGAGTCGCTTCTACCTCGAACTATCTCGCTCGCGCCTATGGGATCCATTCAGCGACTCCGATCTCCACTGCCTGGCGGTTGTCGGAAGAGGCTCGGCGAGCCGGTAAACCCCCGGTGACGTTTGTGTCCGTCGATATGCCGAAATACACGCGGGTGTCCGAAGAGGTGTTGCAGATTGTTCGGCGCTTCATCCCACAGGTGGAACAGGCCAGTATCGACGAGGTTTATGGTGATCTGAGTTGGACAGAATCCTACGAAGAGGCGGAACGACTGTCCTATCGTCTGAAAGAGACAATCCGTTTGGAACAACAACTCACGGCCTCTGTGGGCATCGGACCAAATAAGTTGATCGCAAAAATTGCCTCTGGCTGGCAGAAGCCGAACGGCCTTACGATAGTGAACGAGGAAGGGGCAGAAGCTTTTCTAGCTCCTCTCTCGATCAGAGTCATTCCTGGTATAGGGCCCAAAACGGAAGCCATGTTTAGGGGAAAGGGAATCACGGTCGTCAAAGAGTTGAGAGCGTTGACTCTGCGCCAGCTCGACGAGCTGTTAGGCAAGCGCGGCAGGATACTCTATGATAAAGCTCGCGGCCGAGATGATTCACCAGTCGAGGAATATTCCGAACCAAAATCCATTGGAGAACAGGAAACCTTCGAGTCCGATACCCTTGACAGTCAGATCCTTCTCAACCAGCTCGATTCGCTCGTTCGAGGTGTCACCGACCGCCTACATCACGATGCGTTTCAGTGCTTCCGGACCGTCGTCCTGACCGTTCGCTTTGCGGATTTTGTGACCAAATCGCGCACTCAGACATTGGCAATGCCGACCGGTGACAGAGCCGTCTTAGGCCGTGAGGCTATGAAGTTGCTCCTGCCATTTCTCGATCGGCGAGAAAATCCCCACAGAAAACGAATTCGCTTACTCGGCCTTCGCGTAGAACGGCTGAGTTGA
- a CDS encoding DNA-3-methyladenine glycosylase I, producing MTESDGNIRCTWVGDKAHLIRYHDEEWGVPVHEDRKHFEMLILEGAQAGLTWETILLRREGYRKAFVGFDPARVARFTAQTKATLMKDVGIIRNRLKIDAAVTNAQAFLEVQKEFGSFDRYVWRFVGGKPTINHWKTVKHVPVTTADGDALSKDLKKRGFRFVGNTIIYAYMQAVGLVNDHTGDCFLNRKVAQ from the coding sequence ATGACGGAATCAGATGGGAATATCCGGTGCACATGGGTAGGGGATAAGGCGCATCTCATTCGCTACCATGATGAAGAGTGGGGTGTGCCGGTACATGAGGATCGCAAACACTTCGAAATGCTGATACTCGAAGGGGCTCAAGCAGGTTTGACTTGGGAGACGATCCTATTGCGTCGCGAGGGATACCGCAAGGCTTTTGTCGGGTTTGACCCCGCCCGAGTGGCCCGCTTCACAGCTCAAACAAAGGCCACGCTGATGAAAGATGTCGGGATCATCCGCAATCGATTGAAAATCGATGCGGCCGTGACGAACGCCCAGGCTTTTCTCGAAGTGCAGAAAGAGTTTGGTTCATTCGACCGATATGTCTGGCGGTTTGTCGGTGGGAAGCCGACGATCAATCATTGGAAGACTGTGAAGCACGTGCCGGTCACGACAGCCGACGGCGATGCCTTATCAAAGGATCTAAAAAAGCGCGGTTTCCGATTTGTGGGCAATACGATCATTTATGCCTACATGCAGGCAGTCGGTTTGGTGAATGATCACACAGGAGATTGTTTTCTCAACAGGAAGGTTGCTCAGTGA
- a CDS encoding DUF1059 domain-containing protein, translated as MPTKQYKQLGCLDVDASAGCGFQVRAETEAELMQLVATHAKQCHKLESIPHEMVEKVKAAIKTVPVTV; from the coding sequence ATGCCGACCAAACAGTATAAGCAACTGGGATGTCTCGATGTCGACGCCAGCGCCGGCTGCGGTTTTCAGGTGCGAGCCGAGACTGAAGCTGAACTCATGCAACTCGTCGCCACGCATGCAAAGCAATGCCACAAGCTGGAGTCCATCCCACACGAAATGGTCGAGAAGGTAAAAGCAGCGATCAAAACCGTGCCCGTCACCGTCTAG
- a CDS encoding class I SAM-dependent methyltransferase, translating to MASPSPEQVIESQRQDWNRVAGGWEKWDRFFDEQMAFLNHRLVGDARLRAGLRVLDLGSGTGYPALLAAQTVGTSGSVVGIDLAEQMLEAAGRKAVFLKLSNVTFRAGDITALPFEAASFDAVITRFCLMFLPEIQKAVAEIARVLKPNTWVAAAVWSDPGKNPYLKIPMDIIKQFIDLPPPDPAAPGIFRLAKPGELAGVLQQAGFTEVSEQEFLGDVRFATADEYFSSLMDIAAPIQNLWAKLSPGQQGEATQRLVETAERYRNGSVVALPIAVRMVAGRKSG from the coding sequence ATGGCATCGCCGTCACCCGAGCAAGTCATCGAGAGCCAACGTCAGGATTGGAACCGCGTTGCCGGTGGTTGGGAGAAATGGGATCGATTCTTCGACGAACAGATGGCATTCCTCAATCACCGACTCGTCGGCGACGCACGGTTGCGCGCCGGTCTGCGCGTGTTGGATCTGGGATCAGGCACGGGTTATCCCGCCTTACTCGCGGCTCAGACCGTCGGGACGAGCGGGAGCGTAGTGGGAATTGATTTGGCCGAGCAGATGCTCGAAGCCGCCGGACGGAAAGCGGTTTTCCTGAAGCTCTCCAATGTCACATTCCGCGCGGGGGACATCACCGCCTTGCCGTTCGAGGCTGCTTCATTCGACGCCGTGATCACCCGCTTCTGCCTGATGTTCCTGCCCGAGATTCAGAAAGCCGTCGCTGAAATCGCCCGTGTCCTCAAGCCCAATACCTGGGTGGCTGCCGCTGTATGGTCTGATCCGGGGAAGAACCCCTATCTGAAAATTCCCATGGATATCATTAAACAATTCATCGATCTCCCACCTCCTGATCCGGCGGCACCGGGAATTTTCCGCCTGGCGAAGCCCGGGGAGCTGGCGGGCGTGCTGCAACAAGCCGGATTCACCGAGGTCTCTGAGCAAGAGTTTCTCGGAGACGTACGATTCGCGACAGCGGACGAGTATTTCTCGAGTCTCATGGACATCGCTGCCCCGATTCAAAATCTCTGGGCCAAGTTGAGCCCGGGACAACAGGGTGAAGCCACGCAGCGCCTCGTTGAAACGGCGGAGCGGTATCGAAACGGATCGGTCGTCGCATTGCCGATTGCAGTACGAATGGTCGCCGGGCGCAAGTCCGGATGA
- a CDS encoding TfoX/Sxy family protein: MPPKDEGFKDFILDQLASLRHLTARAMFGGHGLYHGAAFFGIIHKGRLYFKVTATTVPLYKSHGMKPFRPNTKQTLKSFYEVPIDVIEDADALTEWAMRSVGA; this comes from the coding sequence ATGCCGCCAAAGGACGAGGGTTTCAAAGACTTCATCCTGGATCAGCTTGCCAGCCTACGTCACCTGACCGCACGCGCCATGTTCGGCGGCCACGGGCTCTACCATGGAGCCGCGTTTTTCGGCATCATTCATAAAGGCCGCCTCTACTTCAAAGTCACCGCAACGACGGTACCTCTGTATAAGAGCCACGGAATGAAACCCTTTCGCCCGAACACCAAACAAACGCTTAAATCCTTCTATGAAGTGCCGATCGATGTGATCGAGGACGCGGACGCATTGACCGAGTGGGCAATGCGCTCAGTCGGAGCATAG
- a CDS encoding DUF488 domain-containing protein — protein MSNVLWTIGHSTRSIDEFLALLNAHRVDQLVDVRIVPRSGHNPQFNQDNLSTKLVDSGLVYSHMPRLGGLRKPTKDSFNIGWRNESLRGYADYMQTDGFWYALDELMAEGRSRHTTIMCAEAVAWRCHRSLIADALVVRGWEVRHIMSEMNADHHQLTSFAIVKDGRLRYPKRKDCPDLFS, from the coding sequence ATGTCTAATGTGCTTTGGACGATCGGGCATTCGACAAGGTCAATCGACGAGTTTCTTGCCCTGCTGAACGCTCATCGTGTTGACCAGCTCGTTGATGTACGTATCGTCCCTCGTTCCGGTCACAACCCTCAATTCAACCAAGACAATCTTTCAACGAAGCTGGTGGATAGTGGGTTGGTGTACAGCCATATGCCCCGGCTCGGCGGATTGCGCAAGCCCACGAAAGATTCCTTCAATATCGGCTGGCGGAATGAAAGCCTTCGCGGCTACGCGGATTACATGCAGACAGACGGGTTCTGGTACGCCTTGGACGAGCTGATGGCTGAAGGCCGATCACGTCACACAACGATCATGTGCGCGGAAGCGGTGGCCTGGCGGTGCCATCGGTCCTTGATCGCTGACGCATTAGTAGTGAGAGGTTGGGAGGTCCGACACATCATGTCGGAGATGAATGCGGACCACCATCAGCTCACGTCCTTCGCCATCGTGAAGGATGGCCGTCTGCGTTATCCAAAACGAAAGGACTGCCCGGACTTATTCTCGTAA
- a CDS encoding MBL fold metallo-hydrolase — protein sequence MADRHKRLDSNVPGKFYVDATCINCDTCRQLAPLNFEEIGDYSAVSRQPDGYEQVHQAYQALLACPVGSIGTEQSDKSRLQAAMASFPIPLEDEVSYCGFNSEKSFGANSFFIEHPDGNWLIDSPRYLKHLVEAFEQRGGIAHIFLTHKDDIADADKYAAHFGAKRLIHQADAEVAPTAERLIGGEETVRIGSAFQVIPVPGHTAGSMVLLYRERFLFTGDHLWWDSHTKSLEAPTRLVWRKWVLIDSLRKLLDYPFEWVLAGHGDRIHLPQSEMHAALRDLIRRRAPTTVGT from the coding sequence ATGGCTGACCGACACAAGCGCCTTGATTCCAACGTTCCGGGTAAATTTTACGTCGATGCCACGTGCATTAACTGCGACACCTGCCGACAGTTGGCGCCGCTGAATTTCGAAGAGATCGGAGACTATTCTGCTGTTAGTCGCCAGCCGGACGGCTACGAACAAGTTCATCAAGCCTATCAGGCGCTTCTTGCTTGTCCCGTCGGTTCGATCGGGACGGAACAGAGCGACAAGTCTCGGCTGCAGGCGGCGATGGCAAGTTTTCCGATCCCTCTTGAGGACGAGGTAAGCTATTGCGGCTTCAATTCTGAGAAATCATTCGGGGCGAACAGTTTCTTCATCGAACATCCCGACGGGAACTGGCTGATCGATTCTCCCCGGTATCTCAAGCACCTGGTCGAAGCCTTTGAGCAGCGGGGAGGTATCGCCCATATCTTCCTCACGCATAAAGATGATATCGCCGATGCAGACAAGTATGCCGCGCATTTCGGCGCAAAGAGGCTCATCCATCAGGCGGATGCGGAAGTCGCTCCGACCGCAGAACGGCTCATCGGGGGTGAAGAAACGGTTCGGATCGGATCAGCGTTTCAAGTCATTCCCGTTCCCGGCCACACAGCCGGAAGCATGGTCCTATTGTACCGTGAGCGATTTCTCTTCACAGGCGATCATCTCTGGTGGGATTCCCATACCAAGTCGCTCGAAGCCCCCACTCGCCTCGTCTGGAGAAAATGGGTCTTGATTGATTCTCTCCGTAAGCTTCTCGACTATCCTTTTGAATGGGTGCTGGCCGGACACGGCGATCGGATTCATCTGCCACAGTCCGAGATGCATGCGGCTCTTCGGGACTTGATCCGTCGTCGGGCGCCGACTACAGTCGGTACCTAG
- a CDS encoding DNA-3-methyladenine glycosylase 2 family protein, producing the protein MYCASSDSTDYLSTVDPVMRRLIMEIGPFSLKPKARRSPFESLVRAIAYQQLHDKAAECILKRFIALFPGRRFPRPEELLAMNVRSIRNSGFSRAKVLALRDLAAKTLDGTVPTGRVVTRLDDQALIDRLIEVRGIGRWTVEMLLIFQLGRPDVLPVDDFGVRNGFRIAYRRPAMPTPKQLLQYGERWKPHRTVAAWYLWRAADRAKRAMSVL; encoded by the coding sequence ATGTACTGCGCAAGTTCGGACTCAACGGACTATCTTTCCACGGTGGATCCGGTCATGCGCCGGTTGATCATGGAGATCGGCCCTTTCTCTCTGAAACCGAAAGCGCGCCGTTCCCCATTCGAATCGCTTGTCCGCGCGATTGCGTACCAACAGCTCCATGATAAAGCGGCGGAATGCATTCTGAAGCGATTCATCGCGCTCTTTCCCGGCCGGAGATTCCCTCGTCCCGAGGAGCTGCTGGCCATGAATGTCCGATCGATTCGAAACAGCGGTTTCTCTCGCGCGAAGGTGCTGGCCCTTCGCGATCTGGCCGCAAAGACGCTCGACGGAACCGTTCCGACGGGACGAGTGGTTACTAGGCTCGACGACCAAGCGCTTATCGATCGCCTGATCGAGGTTCGAGGCATCGGACGATGGACGGTCGAGATGCTGTTGATCTTTCAGCTGGGGCGCCCGGATGTGTTGCCGGTCGACGATTTCGGCGTGCGCAACGGTTTCCGCATTGCCTACCGGCGGCCTGCGATGCCTACGCCAAAACAGCTGTTACAATATGGCGAGCGATGGAAACCCCATCGTACGGTTGCCGCCTGGTACCTCTGGCGAGCCGCCGATCGGGCCAAGCGGGCAATGAGTGTGCTTTGA
- a CDS encoding glucose 1-dehydrogenase, whose amino-acid sequence MKSLSGKVAIVTGASNGIGRAVAERLAEDGAIVVVNYVRSSEKAQQVVTGIQGKGGKALAVQADMSQVADARRLVVDTVKQFNRLDILVNNAGKFMPKSLEETTEADFDGVIALNAKGPYFAMQEAARVLKDGGRIVNISTGGTHLHFPGATAYLGSKAALEQYTKGLAQELASKGVTVNTVSPGFTETGMMTDEYRQIGIQLSPLKRLGTPKDIADVVAFIVSEEARWITGQTIHAGGGIVM is encoded by the coding sequence ATGAAATCGTTGAGCGGAAAGGTGGCGATCGTCACCGGAGCATCCAATGGAATCGGTCGTGCTGTTGCGGAACGGCTGGCGGAAGACGGTGCCATCGTCGTCGTGAACTATGTCCGAAGTTCGGAAAAGGCTCAGCAGGTTGTCACGGGCATTCAAGGAAAAGGGGGCAAGGCGTTGGCCGTCCAGGCCGACATGAGTCAGGTGGCGGATGCGCGGCGTCTCGTGGTCGACACGGTCAAGCAATTCAACCGGCTGGATATTCTCGTGAACAACGCGGGGAAGTTCATGCCGAAATCGCTTGAGGAGACGACTGAAGCCGATTTTGACGGAGTCATCGCGCTGAACGCGAAAGGTCCATATTTCGCCATGCAGGAAGCGGCCCGAGTGCTGAAGGACGGCGGACGTATCGTGAATATCTCGACCGGTGGGACCCACCTGCATTTTCCAGGCGCCACGGCATATCTTGGCAGCAAGGCTGCTCTCGAACAATACACCAAAGGGCTGGCGCAAGAGTTGGCTTCGAAAGGGGTTACCGTCAATACCGTTTCCCCTGGTTTCACTGAAACCGGCATGATGACGGACGAATATCGGCAGATTGGGATTCAGCTGTCACCGCTGAAAAGGCTGGGGACCCCGAAAGACATCGCGGATGTCGTTGCGTTCATCGTCAGTGAAGAGGCCCGATGGATTACGGGACAGACCATCCATGCCGGCGGCGGTATCGTCATGTAG
- a CDS encoding nitroreductase family protein: protein MDKPAPTQFPIHDLLARRWSPRAFDERLVAPDVVRTLFEAARWAPSSSNEQPWRFFVASKDNETAWNRLFECLTEGNRKWAFRAPVLVLSVAGMNFEDDGTPNRHALHDTGLATENLLLQATSSGLVAHPMAGFDVEKARADLQIPEGYEPVAMIAIGYPGDPAILPERLRDRELQARSRRPMGEWTFSGQWGSPIL, encoded by the coding sequence GTGGACAAACCGGCACCCACTCAATTCCCGATCCATGACTTGCTCGCCCGTCGCTGGAGCCCGCGCGCGTTCGATGAGAGACTTGTCGCTCCCGACGTGGTACGAACGCTTTTTGAGGCAGCCCGCTGGGCCCCGTCGTCGAGCAACGAGCAGCCTTGGCGGTTCTTCGTCGCGAGCAAGGATAATGAGACGGCGTGGAACCGGCTATTCGAATGTCTGACAGAGGGCAACCGCAAATGGGCCTTCCGTGCGCCGGTGCTCGTCCTCTCGGTTGCCGGTATGAATTTCGAGGATGATGGAACGCCGAACCGGCATGCCCTTCACGACACCGGACTGGCGACCGAAAATCTTCTGTTGCAAGCAACGTCAAGCGGACTGGTTGCCCATCCGATGGCGGGTTTCGACGTCGAGAAGGCGCGAGCCGATCTCCAAATTCCTGAAGGCTACGAGCCGGTTGCCATGATCGCGATCGGCTATCCTGGTGATCCCGCCATTCTGCCGGAACGGCTGCGAGACCGTGAACTCCAGGCAAGGAGTCGACGGCCGATGGGAGAATGGACGTTTTCAGGACAGTGGGGGAGCCCGATTCTGTAG
- a CDS encoding efflux transporter outer membrane subunit, whose protein sequence is MRTVLIIGLSLSLLSCAVGPNYSRPKTDMDDRFRMADGSSDMPTMANLAWWDLLQDEQLRQLIRLALVENRDLQRAVATVEEFRARALIARSDYFPGITIAASAPAGRKANFLFPGFASPFNYYLLGNLAWEVDLWGRVRRSNEAARGDLLSKEENRRAVTIQLVSAVAEAYFNLRQFDLQLDIAKRTLQSWEESVRISEARLRQGMISKLDTDQFEAERANAAARTAELERQMVQTENQLSVLLGRKPVAITRGRSLDEQIVPPAVPAGLPSELLQRRPDLLAAEQQLAAATARIGAAKAERFPRITLTGLLGVAHPELSLIITDASSFGVIGAGLAAPLLNAQVLGFQQEAVEAQTKQALAQYEQAVLTAFREVEDALVAVRTARAQGESQQQQVTALQSALKLAELRYKGGLANYLDVLVARRNLFEAELALTSTRRLLLASVVQLYKALGGGWSPDMQSVADGKKG, encoded by the coding sequence ATCCGCACTGTTCTCATCATCGGACTGTCGTTATCACTGCTCTCCTGTGCCGTGGGTCCGAACTATTCCCGGCCTAAAACAGATATGGACGACCGGTTCCGTATGGCTGATGGGTCATCGGATATGCCGACGATGGCGAATCTGGCATGGTGGGATCTTCTGCAGGATGAGCAGCTACGGCAACTCATTCGATTGGCCCTTGTGGAGAATAGAGATCTCCAGCGTGCCGTGGCGACCGTTGAGGAATTTCGGGCGAGGGCGCTGATCGCCCGATCCGATTATTTTCCAGGAATCACGATTGCTGCGAGCGCGCCGGCCGGCCGCAAGGCGAACTTCCTCTTTCCCGGGTTCGCGAGTCCGTTCAACTATTATCTATTGGGCAATCTTGCATGGGAAGTCGATCTCTGGGGGCGTGTGAGGAGATCCAACGAAGCGGCGCGCGGCGATCTGCTGTCCAAGGAGGAGAACCGGCGTGCGGTGACCATTCAACTCGTCAGCGCCGTAGCTGAGGCCTACTTCAATCTGCGTCAATTTGATCTGCAACTCGATATCGCGAAGCGGACGCTGCAATCCTGGGAAGAGTCGGTGCGGATTTCCGAGGCGCGGCTGCGCCAAGGAATGATTTCGAAGCTCGATACCGATCAGTTTGAAGCCGAGCGAGCCAACGCGGCGGCCCGTACCGCCGAACTCGAGCGGCAGATGGTTCAAACGGAGAATCAGTTGAGCGTGCTGCTCGGCAGAAAACCGGTTGCCATTACGCGGGGTCGTTCCTTGGACGAGCAAATCGTACCTCCCGCTGTCCCTGCGGGCCTGCCCTCTGAATTGTTGCAGCGGCGGCCCGATCTGTTGGCGGCGGAGCAACAGTTGGCGGCCGCCACCGCCCGGATCGGGGCGGCCAAAGCTGAACGGTTTCCCAGAATCACGTTGACGGGGTTGCTCGGTGTGGCTCATCCTGAATTGTCGCTGATCATCACAGATGCTTCCTCCTTCGGGGTGATCGGTGCCGGGTTGGCTGCTCCCTTGTTGAACGCTCAAGTGCTGGGTTTCCAGCAGGAAGCGGTGGAGGCCCAAACCAAGCAAGCATTGGCACAGTACGAACAGGCGGTGTTGACGGCCTTTCGTGAAGTCGAGGATGCGCTCGTCGCCGTTCGGACGGCGCGTGCTCAAGGTGAATCGCAGCAGCAACAGGTCACCGCATTGCAGTCGGCGCTGAAACTGGCGGAACTTCGCTATAAGGGAGGACTTGCCAACTATCTGGACGTGCTGGTGGCTCGAAGAAATCTGTTCGAGGCGGAGCTGGCCCTGACCAGCACACGCCGATTGCTGCTGGCATCGGTCGTCCAACTGTACAAGGCGCTCGGAGGCGGGTGGTCACCTGATATGCAATCAGTCGCAGATGGGAAGAAAGGATAG